In a genomic window of Deltaproteobacteria bacterium:
- a CDS encoding superoxide dismutase, whose amino-acid sequence MAVEPLPYAENALEPYMSAETLQYHYNHHYAAYVKAANRLTQERRFRGKTPEEVLVETGKKRADAAVFNQVGQAWNHAFYWQCLKPKGGGEPGGRLAERIARDFGSYKKFKKAFTEAAGAVFGSGWVWLALDGDRLKIMGTSNADSPLVHGMQPLWVVDVWEHAYYLDYRNRRGDFVLAVLEHLANWDFAERQLAQHLPE is encoded by the coding sequence ATGGCGGTCGAGCCTCTGCCGTATGCGGAAAACGCCCTGGAACCGTATATGTCCGCCGAAACCCTGCAATATCACTACAACCACCACTATGCCGCCTATGTCAAGGCTGCCAACCGCCTCACCCAGGAGCGCCGTTTCAGGGGCAAGACCCCGGAAGAGGTCCTGGTGGAGACCGGTAAAAAGCGTGCGGACGCCGCGGTTTTCAACCAGGTGGGCCAGGCCTGGAACCACGCTTTTTATTGGCAATGTCTCAAGCCGAAGGGCGGGGGGGAGCCCGGCGGCAGGCTGGCGGAACGGATCGCCCGTGATTTCGGCAGCTACAAAAAGTTTAAGAAAGCGTTCACGGAAGCGGCCGGGGCGGTGTTCGGGAGCGGCTGGGTGTGGCTTGCCCTGGACGGCGACCGTCTCAAAATCATGGGCACCTCGAACGCGGATTCACCCCTGGTCCACGGGATGCAGCCGCTTTGGGTTGTGGACGTCTGGGAGCACGCCTATTACCTGGACTACCGCAACCGGCGCGGCGATTTTGTGCTTGCGGTTCTCGAGCATCTGGCCAACTGGGACTTCGCCGAACGTCAGCTGGCGCAGCACCTGCCGGAGTAG
- a CDS encoding 23S rRNA (adenine(2503)-C(2))-methyltransferase RlmN translates to MLRILEMTHADLAAFVGARYGKGPYWAGMLYREFHKHHHAEPWKAGPLSRSPELSRDLARDWRFVPGTVVREAQDAGVVKFVTELADGHRIESVVIPMATHGTVCVSSQVGCRLGCRFCETATMGLVRNLTVEEITGQVYAARRRFGETVRNVVFMGMGEPMENFDAVAGSIRVLADQRGFDIARRRITLSTAGQIHGIDSLAERADLAGVNLAVSLNAAEDGLRNRLMPVNRSMPLAALQRALTAFSRKRGAAVMINYVVIPGMNDSRRCAHRLAEWITPFRARVNLIPFNAGSSGEFREPLEEEIAAFRDRLIKRGVNAQLRHSRGRPLMAACGQLGARDPRAQGVAIQAGKS, encoded by the coding sequence TTGCTGCGCATTCTGGAAATGACCCACGCCGACCTGGCCGCCTTTGTCGGGGCGCGTTACGGCAAGGGGCCCTATTGGGCCGGCATGCTCTACCGTGAATTTCACAAGCACCACCACGCCGAGCCCTGGAAAGCCGGCCCTCTCAGCCGGTCGCCGGAGCTGTCCCGGGACCTTGCCCGGGATTGGCGGTTCGTGCCGGGGACGGTCGTCAGGGAAGCGCAAGACGCAGGAGTCGTCAAATTCGTCACCGAGCTCGCAGACGGGCATCGCATCGAGTCGGTGGTGATTCCCATGGCGACCCATGGCACGGTCTGCGTCTCCAGCCAGGTGGGCTGCCGTCTGGGGTGCCGGTTTTGTGAAACGGCCACCATGGGCCTGGTGCGCAACCTGACGGTCGAGGAGATCACGGGGCAGGTGTATGCCGCCCGGCGGCGCTTCGGGGAAACCGTCCGCAACGTCGTTTTCATGGGCATGGGGGAGCCCATGGAAAATTTCGATGCCGTGGCCGGTTCGATCCGGGTGCTGGCGGACCAGCGGGGGTTCGACATCGCGCGGCGCCGGATCACCCTGTCGACGGCGGGTCAGATCCACGGCATCGACAGCCTGGCGGAACGGGCGGACCTGGCCGGCGTCAACCTGGCCGTCTCACTGAACGCGGCAGAGGACGGGCTGCGCAACCGCCTGATGCCGGTCAACCGGTCGATGCCCCTGGCTGCGCTCCAACGGGCGCTGACGGCATTTTCGCGCAAAAGGGGGGCGGCCGTCATGATCAATTACGTGGTCATCCCCGGAATGAACGACAGCCGGCGTTGCGCGCACCGCCTGGCGGAATGGATCACGCCCTTCCGGGCGCGGGTCAACCTGATCCCTTTCAACGCGGGGTCTTCGGGCGAATTCAGGGAACCGCTTGAGGAAGAGATTGCGGCTTTCCGCGACCGCCTGATCAAAAGGGGGGTGAATGCGCAGCTGAGGCATTCCCGCGGCCGGCCTCTGATGGCCGCCTGCGGGCAGTTGGGGGCCAGGGATCCGAGGGCTCAAGGGGTCGCGATCCAAGCGGGAAAAAGCTGA
- a CDS encoding CoA transferase, which yields MHQKKEKPLAGIKVVEYGVFHAGPGGGAILGDLGAEVIKIENATGDPMRRWTKVVGFDFSIAPDESLLAEISNRNKKGICLDIETEKGRRILHRLVEEADVFMTNLRGSTKEKLGIDYASLAAVNPRIIHASVSGFGPEGPMADMGAFDPLGQGWSGMMYLTGSGQPALTHIGVLDQATAITLSHAVITALFVRERQGIGQAVHISLYGTALWLQHINLMATNTFSVDPCVSSDRSGHSPLRNAFLCRDDRWVIGTHHPENKYWKTFCRITGQEALLDDPRHTDEKGNPVKSAELTAIFDKVFASRPSAAWMDIFNENGLIFCPIQKITEVKSDPQARASGYVTPFSHPVLGDVQIPGYPVHFSACHAGTHAAAPKIGEHTEEILRDLGYENEDIQALKDEDVVR from the coding sequence ATGCATCAAAAAAAGGAAAAGCCTTTGGCCGGCATCAAGGTGGTCGAATACGGCGTGTTTCATGCCGGTCCCGGGGGCGGGGCCATTCTGGGGGACCTGGGAGCGGAAGTGATCAAGATAGAAAACGCGACCGGCGATCCGATGCGCCGCTGGACCAAGGTTGTCGGGTTCGATTTTTCGATTGCCCCCGACGAGAGCCTGCTGGCCGAAATTTCCAACCGGAACAAAAAGGGAATCTGCCTGGACATCGAAACCGAAAAAGGCCGGCGCATTCTGCACCGGCTGGTGGAAGAAGCGGACGTTTTCATGACCAACCTGCGCGGCAGCACCAAGGAAAAACTCGGCATCGACTATGCGTCCCTGGCGGCCGTCAACCCGCGCATCATCCACGCCAGCGTCTCCGGTTTCGGGCCGGAGGGCCCCATGGCCGACATGGGGGCCTTCGATCCCCTGGGACAGGGCTGGTCCGGGATGATGTATTTAACGGGATCCGGACAGCCGGCCTTGACCCACATCGGGGTCCTCGACCAGGCGACCGCCATCACCCTGAGCCATGCGGTGATTACGGCCCTTTTTGTGCGGGAACGCCAAGGGATCGGACAGGCCGTGCACATCTCCCTCTACGGCACGGCCCTGTGGCTGCAACACATCAACCTGATGGCCACCAACACCTTTTCGGTGGACCCGTGCGTCTCTTCCGACCGCAGCGGGCATTCCCCGCTGCGCAATGCGTTTCTTTGCCGGGACGACCGGTGGGTCATCGGCACGCACCACCCGGAAAACAAGTACTGGAAAACATTCTGCCGCATCACCGGGCAGGAGGCGCTTCTCGACGATCCCCGCCACACCGACGAGAAGGGCAATCCCGTCAAGAGCGCGGAACTGACGGCGATTTTCGACAAGGTGTTCGCCTCGCGCCCGAGTGCGGCATGGATGGATATTTTCAATGAAAACGGGCTGATCTTCTGCCCCATCCAGAAAATCACCGAGGTCAAATCCGATCCCCAGGCCCGGGCCAGCGGCTACGTCACCCCCTTCAGCCACCCGGTTCTGGGCGACGTCCAGATACCCGGATACCCGGTCCACTTCAGCGCCTGCCATGCGGGCACCCATGCGGCCGCCCCCAAAATTGGCGAACACACCGAAGAGATCCTGAGGGATCTGGGCTACGAAAACGAAGATATTCAGGCGCTCAAAGACGAGGATGTCGTAAGGTAA
- a CDS encoding phosphatase PAP2 family protein, with product MQTIANIIIAVEHGIGLDIILWFQSWRTDLISGLFMPFAWMGTEAFFLMLLTLVYWVIHKDTGRRLMVYFLFSAWFNAFAKEVFKRPRPFVVSDRVKPALAAAEYGLPSGHTQAGTVIGSVIIREAGKPWVTVLLVLYILLTGVSRMVHGVHFPQDVLLGWILGILIVVSLYRLEARLARFLAGMHWGTMLAITLGTAAAVIGLTFLTHPTPAGVVGALTPGAALIGVIPGLFLESRYIRFSSRGSLGKKCLRYAVGIATALLFKEGLKPLLAVVNDHSLFMDASVRIVRYAVLGLWLSAGAPWLFTRLRLAERESA from the coding sequence ATGCAAACCATTGCAAACATCATCATCGCCGTCGAACATGGCATCGGGCTGGACATCATCCTCTGGTTCCAGTCCTGGCGCACCGACCTGATCAGCGGGCTGTTCATGCCCTTTGCCTGGATGGGAACGGAAGCCTTTTTCCTGATGCTGCTGACGCTCGTCTATTGGGTGATCCACAAAGACACCGGCCGGCGCCTGATGGTCTATTTCCTGTTTTCCGCCTGGTTCAACGCCTTCGCCAAGGAGGTTTTCAAACGGCCGCGGCCCTTCGTGGTGTCCGACCGGGTGAAACCGGCCCTGGCCGCGGCTGAATACGGCCTGCCCAGCGGACACACCCAGGCGGGCACCGTCATCGGGTCGGTTATCATCCGGGAGGCCGGGAAGCCGTGGGTCACGGTTTTGCTGGTGCTCTACATCCTCCTGACGGGCGTTTCCAGAATGGTGCACGGGGTGCATTTTCCCCAGGACGTGCTCCTCGGCTGGATCCTCGGCATCCTGATCGTCGTTTCCCTTTACCGGCTGGAAGCCCGGCTTGCCCGTTTCCTGGCCGGGATGCATTGGGGGACCATGCTGGCAATCACGCTGGGCACGGCGGCCGCCGTCATCGGCTTGACCTTTCTGACGCACCCCACGCCCGCGGGCGTTGTCGGTGCCCTGACGCCGGGCGCCGCCCTGATCGGCGTGATACCGGGGCTCTTTCTGGAGTCGCGATACATCCGCTTTTCCTCCCGGGGAAGCCTCGGCAAAAAATGCCTGCGCTACGCCGTGGGCATTGCAACGGCCCTGTTGTTCAAAGAGGGCCTGAAACCCCTGCTGGCCGTGGTGAACGACCACTCCCTCTTCATGGATGCTTCCGTGCGGATTGTCCGCTACGCCGTCC